The following is a genomic window from Capnocytophaga stomatis.
AGCGCTACACTGATAATGTAGAGGTCGGCAGTTCGAGTCTGCCTGGGACTACAAAGGCTGATAGCTATTAGCTAAATGCTAAAAAGTTCATAGAAATAGAATGAAAGGAAATTTTAGAGGTTGTTGCTTTTAAGATAGGTAAGAGTTTTGGGATTGATATAAACTATTCCCTATTGCCTAACCCCTAATACCTGTATAAAAAGGGGAATTAGCTCAGCTGGCTAGAGCGCCTGCCTTGCACGCAGGAGGTCAAGGGTTCGACTCCCTTATTCTCCACAGGGAAAAGGATAAAGGATAAAGTAAAAAGGATAAAAAACTTCAAACTTTTAACTTTACACTTTAAACTTTCGAAAGGTTCATTGACATATTGGGATAAAAAACACGAGAGATCAAATAAGATTGATTAAATCGAGAAAAAAATAAAAGAATCAAAGAGAACGAGGTATGCTTTACTTGAAGTAAAGCAACTACAAGCGCAATAAGTTATGTAAGGGCGTATGGGGGATGCCTAGGCTCTCAGAGGCGAAGAAGGACGTGATAAGCTGCGAAAAGCTGCGGGGATTGGCACATACGAATAGATCCGCAGATATCCGAATGGGGCAACCCACTAGTTTGAAGGACTAGTATCCTTATAAAGGAGGCGAACCCGCTGAACTGAAACATCTAAGTAGGCGGAGGAGAAGAAAACAAAAGTGATTCCGAGAGTAGTGGCGAGCGAAATTGGAACAGCCCAAACCCATGTTGTTACGGCAATATGGGGGTTGTAGGACCCGATGTTGGTTGTTAAATGGAACCGGAAGTGTTTGGAAAGATACGCCATAGAGTGTGATAGTCACGTATGGGTAACGTTTAATAAATCATAGGGAAATCCTGAGTAGGGCGGGGCACGTGGAACCCTGTCTGAATCTGCCGGGACCATCCGGTAAGGCTAAATACTCCTGAGAGACCGATAGTGAACCAGTACCGTGAGGGAAAGGTGAAAAGAACCGTGAATAACGGAGTGAAATAGACCCTGAAACCATACGCTTACAAGCGGTCGGAGCCCTTTTGGGTGACGGCGTGCCTTTTGCATAATGAGCCTACGAGTTACTTTTACCAGCGAGGATAAGTATTTCAGATACGAATTCGTAGCGAAAGCGAGTCTTAATAGGGCGATATAGTTGGTAGTAGTAGACGCGAAACCTGGTGATCTACCCATGGGCAGGTTGAAGCGCTGGTAACACAGCGTGGAGGACCGAACCGGTTGTCGTTGAAAAGACTTCGGATGACCTGTGGGTAGGGGTGAAAGGCCAATCAAACTGGGAAATAGCTCGTACTCCCCGAAATGTATTTAGGTACAGCGTCGTATATAGTTTATTAGAGGTAGAGCTACTGATTGGATGCGGGGGTTTCACCGCCTACCAATTCCTGACAAACTCCGAATGCTAATAAATGTTTTGCGGCAGTGAGGGCATGGGTGCTAAGGTCCATGTCCGAGAGGGAAAGAACCCGGACCATCAGCTAAGGTCCCCAAATATATGCTAAGTTGACCAAACGCGGTCTGACTGCACTGACAGCTAGGATGTTGGCTTGGAAGCAGCCATACATTTAAAGAGTGCGTAACAGCTCACTAGTCGAGCGGTCGGGCATGGATAATACTCGGGCATAAGCATATTACCGAAGCTATGGACTTAATAAATTAAGTGGTAGGGGAGCATTCTAATGGCGTTGAAGGTGAACTGTGAGGTTTGCTGGAGCGATTAGAAAAGAAAATGTAGGCATAAGTAACGATAAGGCAGGCGAGAAACCTGCCCGCCGAAAGATCAAGGTTTCCTCAGCTATGCTAATCAGCTGAGGGTTAGTCGGGGCCTAACGCGAATCCGAATTGGAGTAGTGGATGGACCACAGGTTAATATTCCTGTACTTTCATAACGATAGAAGTGACGGAATGAGGTAAGCTCTGCGTACTGACGGAATAGTACGTTGAAGGTGCTGTTATGGCATTGATAGTACACTAAGGCTTCGGCTGCGGTGATAATGAGCAGATAACGTTTCCAAGAAAAGCGAGTTATGAAACCCGTACCGTAAACCGACACAGGTGATTGGGATGAGAATTCTAAGGCGCTCGAGAGATTCATGGCTAAGGAACTAGGCAAAATAGACCTGTAACTTCGGGAGAAAGGTCGCCTCCCTCCGGGGAGGCCGCAGTGAAAAGGTCCAGGCGACTGTTTATCAAAAACACAGGACTCTGCTAAATTGAAAGATGACGTATAGGGTCTGACACCTGCCCGGTGCTGGAAGGTTAAGAGGAGATGTTAGTTTCGGCGAAGCATTGAATTGAAGCCCCAGTAAACGGCGGCCGTAACTATAACGGTCCTAAGGTAGCGAAATTCCTTGTCGGGTAAGTTCCGACCTGCACGAATGGTGTAACGATCTGGACACTGTCTCAGCCATGAGCTCGGTGAAATTGTAGTATCGGTGAAGATGCCGATTACCCGCAGTGGGACGAAAAGACCCTGTGCACCTTTACTATATCTTCGTATTGGTCTTGGATAAGTGATGCGTAGGATAGGTGGGAGACTTAGAAGCGGCTATTCCGGTAGTTGTGGAGTCGTTGTTGAAATACCACCCTTTGCTTATCTGAGGTCTAACTCCGCATAGAGTGGAGGACAATTCGTGGAGGGTAGTTTGACTGGGGTGGTCGCCTCCAAAAGCGTAACGGAGGCTTCTAAAGGTTCCCTCAGCACGCTTGGTAACCGTGCGTAGAGTGCAATGGTATAAGGGAGCTTGACTGAGAGACTAACAAGTCGATCAGGTACGAAAGTAGAGCATAGTGATCCGGTGGTTCCGTATGGAAGGGCCATCGCTCAAAGGATAAAAGGTACGCCGGGGATAACAGGCTGATCTCCCCCAAGAGCTCACATCGACGGGGGGGTTTGGCACCTCGATGTCGGCTCGTCACATCCTGGGGCTGGAGAAGGTCCCAAGGGTTGGGCTGTTCGCCCATTAAAGTGGCACGCGAGCTGGGTTCAGAACGTCGTGAGACAGTTCGGTCTCTATCTACTGTGGGCGTTAGAAATTTGCGTGGTGCTGACTCTAGTACGAGAGGACCGAGTTGGACCAACCTCTGGTGTATCAGTTGTTCCGCCAGGAGCATGGCTGAGTAGCTACGTTGGGAAGGGATAAGTGCTGAAAGCATATAAGTACGAAACCCGCCACAAGATGAGATTTCTTTTAAGGGTCGTGGGAGATGACCACGTTGATAGGTTACAGGTGTAACGGCAGTAATGTCATAGCCGAGTAATACTAATAACCCGTAGACTTATTGCGTCGCAGATTCTTTTGTGCTGATAGCTTATGGCAGTTGGCGGATAATTAGAACGTGTTTTTTATCCTAGTATGTTAACATATTATAGTGGAAGTATGGCTAATGCCTGTTGCCTAATGGCTCTTCCCTAAAGACTTAAGGTGGTTATAGCGAAAGGTCTCACCTCTTACCATTCCGAACAGAGCAGTTAAACCTTTTAGCGCAGATGGTACTACGCAAGTGGGAGAGTATGTCGCCGCCTTCTTTAAGTTAAAACTCCAATCAGAGATGATTGGAGTTTTTTTGTTTTTTAAGGGGGGTAGAGTGTTTCTGCGGCCGCACACTACCTTCTTTTAGAAACTTCAAGAGGAATCTTGAGGTTTTTTGTTTTTTTGAGGGTTAAGATTACTAACAAAAGAAAGGTTGGGGATAGTTTAGAGGTCGAGATTGCTTTTTATAAAATTATTATAAAAGGAATTTAGAGAGAACATTTGGTTGAAAAATAATAGTTTGACAATAACTAAGATTATTTTTCTTAAGAGATAAATTTGTATTCTTAATTTCTTAAATTTATATTTGCCTTTTAAAATTAAAAAAAGATGGTAAACAACGAGCAAGTAAAAGATTTAGTGAATCGCCTGGGTGCGTTAAGGAGGTATCTTTGACGTAGATGCCAAGCGTATCGAAATCACAAATGAAGAAGAAAAAACATTCGCTTCCGACTTTTGGAACAACGCCAAAGAGGCTGAGAAAATCATAAAGGAACTCCGCAGCAAAAAAAAATGGGTAGAGGATTATGAAGAAGCCGAAAAATTGGTTTCGGATTTGGAGGTGTTGATGGAATTTTTAAAAGAAGAAGCTGCTACGCCCGACGAGGTGGACGAGCAGTACCAAAAAGCGTTGCAACACATTGAAAATATTGAATTTAGAAATATGCTGTCCGAGGAAGGAGACAGTATGAGTGCTGTGTTGCAGATTACGGCAGGTGCAGGAGGAACTGAAAGTTGTGATTGGGCTTCAATGCTTTTACGAATGTACACAATGTGGTGTAACAACCAGAAATACAGCGTGAAAACACTCAACTTTCAAGAGGGTGATGTGGCGGGTGTTAAAACCGTAACCATTGAAATTGAGGGCGAGTACGCTTTCGGTTATCTTAAAGGGGAAAACGGCGTGCATCGTTTGGTACGTATTTCGCCTTTTGACAGCAACGCCAAACGCCATACGTCGTTCGTTTCGGTGTACGTGTATCCGCTTGCCGATGACACCATTGAAATTGAGATAAATCCGTCTGACATCACTTTTGAAACGATGCGTTCCAGCGGTGCGGGAGGGCAGAATGTAAACAAGGTAGAAACAGCGGTGCGTCTTCGCCACCATCCAACGGGAATTATCATTGAAAACTCAGAAACACGGAGTCAGCTTGATAATAAAAATAAAGCATTACAGCTTTTAAAATCACAACTTTATGAAATTGAATTGAAGAAGCGTCAAGCAAAACGTGATGAAATTGAAGCAGGAAAAATGAAAATTGAGTGGGGCTCACAAATCCGTAATTACGTAATGCATCCGTATAAATTAGTAAAGGATGTTCGTACTGGATATGAATCCACTGATGTGGATAGCGTAATGAATGGTGAAATTGACCAATTCCTGAAAGCCTATTTAATGCTTATGGGACAATCGGAAACTGAAAATTAAACCTAACAAATGAAAGAAGCTGCAATAACATTTATTTTTCTATTATTTTTTGGACAGCTTTTTGCTCAAAATGAAGAAGTTGTACGTGGGCGTGTGATGAACGACACAATTCCTTTGGCAGGCGTTCACGTGCAAAACCTTCATACCGAATTGTTTTCCACCACTGATGAAAAAGGATATTTCTCAATAAAGGCAGTTGCAGGAAATACTTTGCAATTGACTCACGTTAGTATGCAAACGGTTTTCAGAAATATTGTGAAAGCAGATTTTCAGTTTGCCGGAATAGTGATACAAATGAAGGAGCAAGTTAATGAGTTAGAGGAAGTTCAAGTGACAAAATATAGAAATATTACGGCTCAAGAACTTGGAATTTTGCAACATACACCCATAAAAAGAACATACGCAGAGAAAAAAGTTTATAGTAATACCAGAGTTTTTAGTGGAGGATTAGATGTTGGTGCTCTCATAAATGCCATAACAGGGAGAACGAAGAAAATAAAAAAAGATTTGGAAAATGAGCGAAATATGGCGGTTGCAACCTATATTTCTGAAAATATGAGTGATTTTTTAAAAAAAGAACTCAAAATTTCTCAAGAAGAAGTTGATGCTCTGGCGTATTATGTAATGGAAAGACCTCAATTTCACGAAGTAATCAGAGCGAAAGACAATAAAACACTGGAATTTATGCTTATAGATGCTTGGCTGGAATTGCAAAAAATTCTGAAAGAAGAACTAAAAAGTGAGAGCAAGTAATTGGATAGCATTTGTATTTTTTCTGTTTGTAGGAAAAACGTTGGTCGCTCAGGAAGCTGTGATTATCAAGGGAAAAGTGGTTGATGAAAAACAAGCTCTGCAGGGCGTCCACATACAAAATTTGGAGAGAAATCGTTTTTCCACAACAGATGCTAATGGGGAATTTTCTATTGAAGTTTTTGAAGGTAATACGCTGAAAATTACTCACGTAGGTAAGGAAACGGTTCATCGTGTTGTTACTCAGTATGATTTAGAAGCTGGTCAATTGTTTTTTGTTAAAATGAAAGATGAAGTGATTGAGATAGAGGAAGTTGAAGTTTATAAAAATCCGGATATAAACGTACAATCGCTCGGGATTTTACAACATAAACCCAAAATCCGAACTTATAACGAAAAGCGAGTGTATAGCGAAACACGCGTTCTTCCAAACGGAATTTTACCTCTGCTTGTTGGGTCGTTTACGGTGAATTTAGAAGGTCTTGTAAATGCAATTACCGGAAAAAGTAAAAAGATAAAACAGCTGGTAGTCAATGATGAAAATATAAAAGTGAAGAATTACATCGTTGAAAATATGTCCACCTTTCTTCAGAAAACCATTCGGCTCACAACCGAAGAAATAGAATTGTTAGCCTATTATGTAATGGAAAGACCTCAGTTTCACGATATAATAAAGGCAAAAGATGATAAAACATTGGAATTTATGCTTGCAGATGCTTGGGTGGAATTGCAGCAGAATACCAAAAAAGAATCGGAAAATCAAAAGTAAATAAATCAGTAAATTACAAACTGAACATAAAAAATATAACTTTAACAACAGAATTCTTCCTAAAAATATTAAATCTTTTACTAAGGAAATTGATATAAATTTTTTATCTTTGCTTGATTGAAAAACGATAAGTAAAATAAAATATCTTCTAATTTATATAGTCCTATGTTAGAGAAAAGTATTGAAACAGCAAAAACGTGGCTTTCTGACACTTTCGATGCAGAAACACGAGCCAAAGTGCAAGAACTCCTTGACAAAAATCTTGACGAACTTAAAGAATCCTTTTACAAAAATCTTGAATTCGGAACCGGCGGAATGCGTGGTATTATGGGAATCGGGACAAACCGAATCAACAAATACACGTTGGGAAAAAACACGCAAGGATTGAGTAATTACCTCAAAAAGTCATTTCCGAATGAGCAACCCAAAGTAGCCATCGCTCACGATTGCCGAAATAATTCCAAAACATTGGCGAAAGTGGTTGCTGATGTATTTTCTGCCAACGGAATAAAAGTATTTTTATTTTCGGATTTGCGTCCGACTCCGGAGCTTTCATTTGCAGTACGTTATTTAGGTTGCCAATGCGGAATCGTGCTTACGGCATCACACAATCCGCCTGAATATAACGGATACAAAGTGTATTGGGAAGACGGCGGGCAGCTTGTTCCTCCGCAAGATGGAGAAATTATGAAAGCTATTGAAGAGGTTGATTTTAAGGATATTAAATTCAATACTGATGAAAAATTAATTGAGTGGATTGATGCCGAGTTAGATAATGCTTTTGCGGAGGCATCTATCAAAAACGGAAGTTTCAACGCTCCGGGTAAAGAAAACTTGAAAGTGGTGTTCACTTCTTTACACGGAACATCTATCACGATGGTTCCTGAGGTGCTTAAAAGGGCAGGATATACGAATGTTCACATTGTGGAAGAGCAAGCAACGCCTAACGGAAACTTCCCAACAGTGAAATCTCCAAATCCCGAAGAACCCGAAGCCTTAACAATGGCTCTTAAAAAAGCTGATGAAATAGGTGCAGATATTGTTATCGGTACAGACCCGGATTGTGACCGTGTAGGTGTTGCCGTGCGTGATTTGGAAGGGAAAATGGTTCTTTTGAACGGAAACCAAACAATGGTGATGATGACTTTGTTCCTACTGCAAAGACACGAAGAAAAAGGATTTAAAGGCAACGAATTTGTTGGCTCAACGATTGTTTCTACTCCTATGATGAATGACGTAGCAACAGCTTTTGGGGTAGAATGTAAAGTAGGTTTAACAGGTTTCAAATGGATTGCTAAAATGATTCGTGATTTTTCTGACCAAACATTTATCGGTGGAGGAGAAGAAAGTTTCGGATATATGGTGGGTGATTTTGTACGCGATAAGGATGCTGTTACAGCTACGTTATTAGCTTGCGAAATTGCAGCAACAGCCAAAGCATCAGGAAGTTCGTTCTATAAAGAATTGCTAAAAGCCTATGTTGATTACGGTTTTTATAAAGAATATCTAATTTCGTTGGTGCGTAAAGGAATTTCAGGTTCTGAGGAAATTGCTCAAATGATGAAAGACCTTCGTGAAAACCCTCTGAAAGAAATTAACGGAGAGAAAGTTACAATGGTTGAAGATTATCAAACTTCAAAAGCTCATAATATCATAACAGGAGAAGTGGAAGAAATTGATATTCCAAAATCAAACGTGCTTATTTACTATACTGAAAACGGAACAAAAATAGCTGCTCGCCCAAGCGGAACAGAGCCTAAAATTAAATTTTATTTCAGTGTAAATACTCCACTTAACGGCATTGAAGAGTTCAAACAAACCGAAAAAGTTTTAGATGATAAAATCAAGGCTATTGTTAAGGATATGAAGCTTAGCTAATTTCTTTTAAATGAGTTAAATAGAAATTCAAAAATTACCTTTGCAAAATCAATTTGGTTTACAAAGGTAATTTTTTGTTTTATCTCACAAAAACAAGTTCACCTTTCTTTGTTGAATGCTTTTCACTGAAACTATATCCTTCATAATCAAATCCTTTCAGGTCTTCAATGGTTCGGACGTTGTTTTTTATAATGTATTTGACCATCAATCCGCGGGCTTTTTTTGCATAAAAACTGATGATTTTAAGTTCGTCATTTTTCCAATCTTTAAAAATTGGCGTGATGACTGAAGTTTTTAGTTTTTTTGTGTCAATCGCTTTGAAATATTCGTTGCTTGCCAGATTTATAAACAGTTCATTTTCTGATAGTTCATTGTTTAAAGCTGTCGTGATTTTTTCCCTCCAGAAGTCATATAAATCTTTATTTTTTCCTACGCCAAATTTTGTTCCCATTTCCAAGCGATAGGGTTGCATCAAATCCAAAGGTTTTAATAATCCGTATTGCCCTGAGAGAATCCTAAGATGGTTTTGCATTTTCTCAATTTTTTCATTATCAAAAGAATATACGTCTAATCCGTCATAAACATCTCCATCGAAAACGTACACTGCTTGTCGGGCATTTTCAGTAGAAAAAGGCTGAGAAAATTCCTGATTTCGTTGCCAATTAAGGTCGGCAAGTTTTTCTGAAATATGCATTAAATCAGCCAATTGCTTGGGATTCAGCTTTTTTAATTCCGAATTAATTTCCGCCATTTCTTGCTGAAAAATGGGCTGTGAATATTTTTCTGTAGGGATTTTTCTGTCGAAGTTCAGAGACTTTGCCGGAGAAATAACTATTTTCATAAAAATTAAATCAATAAAAGAATTGCGAAGATATGAATTCTGCATAAAAAATCAAAAAAAGATTTTTCCCATAACTTCTTTATTCTTACCTTTGCGGGCATTTTTTAATAATTTAATAGATTGATATGAAAAAGATATTTTTAATTTTAACAGTGTTTTTAGCTCTTTTAACTGCTTCTTGTTCAGGTGATTCTCCAAAATCGGTAGCAGAAAAATTTTTAACAGCTATGGAAAACCAGAATTTTGAAGAAGCCAAAAAATATTCTGACGATTCAATGAAGCAGCTTTTAACGATGCTTGATGATATGCCGAAAGAAAACAATAAAAAGGCTGAAAATGCGAAAGTTAAAGTGACTAAAGTAGAAAAAGAAGGCGATAAAGCAAAGGTTTTCTACATTATTGAAAGTTCGGAAATTGAAGGAGAAAGCAAAGAGCAAAGCATTGATTTGAAGAAGATTGACGGAAAATGGAAAGTTTCTTTCAATAAAGAAGATGCAAACAAAGAAGCACCTAATACAGAGCCAAATTCAATGGATTCTGGAAATGAGGCAACTGATGAAAATATGGGAACAGAGCTTGAAAATATAGAATCAGGTGTGGTTTCCGAAACAACAGAACAATAAAATTACAGAAAAACTGAAAAATGAAGAAATATTTTAGAAAAATAGCTTTATTTTTCGGTTTTTTTATTTTTTTCTTGTGGATAGGTTTTCATTTCTTCTTTTGGATAGACCGAAAGCAAGAAAACAAACTCATAAAACAGAACCAAACCATTACTCGCCTTACTCAAGAAGATTTGAAAAAAATACGACAGGGGGACATTATTCTTAGGCGAGGATATGGTTTTTTTAGTGATTTGATAGCCAAAAAGTTAAATGATTCTGTTTTTGATGTTACTCATTCGGGAATTTTGTACCTGAAAGAAGGCAAATGGTGGGTAATTCATTCACTTTCATCAGATGCAAGTGACACGGACGGAATGCAAGAGCAGCCACTCAATCAGTTTTTAAAAGGCTCAATGCCTGAAAAAATTATTGTTGTACGTCCTAAAAATATAAACATAGAGGAAGGGCAACAGATTGTAAATCAGGCAAAATATTATTTAGAAAGAAGAGTTCCGTTTGACAGAATGGGCGTCATTGACGAACCTTCACAAATGTACTGTACGGAGCTTATTTGGCAAATTCTGGAAACAGATTTAAAGCTGATTTCTCTTCCGAAAGATTTAAAACAGCGGAAAGACTTATTTTATTCTATGACAGGTACTTATGACGATAAATATTTCGATATCATCATAAATAAATATCCTAAAAGTAATAATAAAAACAAAAATTGATAAGAAAATTAGATGTAATATTTGTCAGTTTAAAAAAATATCGTACATTTGCCCCACTTTTAAGTAGAGAAAATTTCTATAATTTTATTTGAGAATAAGATATTTTAAAGATTTAGGACAATGAAAAGAACATTTCAACCATCAAAAAGAAAGAGAAGAAATAAGCACGGTTTCAGAGAGCGTATGGCTACTGCAAACGGTAGAAAAGTATTAGCGAGAAGAAGAGCAAAAGGAAGAAAAAAATTGACTGTTTCTTCTGAACCAAGACATAAAAAATAGGTCGATGGTTGGTTTTTACAATATATAAAGGTGTTATCTTTTTTAGGTAACACCTTTTTTTTAAAATTTCGAAAAAAATAACACCTATCTGAATATTATGCCAAAACGTAAAGATTTAAATTGTGTATTGTTAATAGGTTCGGGACCTATTATTATTGGGCAGGCGTGCGAGTTTGATTATTCGGGTTCGCAGTCGTTGCGTTCACTTCGTGAGGACGGCATCGAAACGGTGCTTATCAACAGCAACCCCGCAACCATTATGACCGACCCTTCAATGGCTGACCACGTATATTTAAAGCCATTGACCACAAAATCCATTGTTGAAATTTTGAAAAAACATCCTAATATTGATGCCGTTCTGCCTACAATGGGAGGGCAAACCGCTCTGAATTTGTGCATTGAAGCTGCAGAGAAAGGCATTTGGAAAGATTTTGGCGTGGAAATTATCGGGGTGGATATCGATGCCATTCAAATTACTGAAGACAGAGAGAAATTCCGTGTACTTTTGGACAAAATCGGGATTCCGATGGCTCCTTCCGAAACGGCAAATTCCTTCCTTCGTGGGAAAGAAATCGCTCAGAAATTCGGGTTTCCGCTCGTGATTCGTCCGTCGTTTACTTTGGGCGGAACGGGTGCTTCTGTGGTGTACAAAAAAGAGGATTTCGATACGCTCCTAACTCGCGGTTTGGAGGCTTCTCCCATTCACGAGGTGCTCATTGACAAGGCGTTAATGGGTTGGAAAGAATACGAGTTGGAACTCCTTCGTGATAAAAACGACAACGTGGTAATTATCTGTACCATTGAGAATATGGACCCGATGGGAATCCACACGGGTGACTCCATTACCGTTGCTCCGGCGATGACGCTTTCCGACAGAACCTTCCAACGTATGCGAGATATGGCAATCAAGATGATGCGAAGCATTGGCGATTTTGCCGGCGGTTGTAACGTGCAATTTGCGGTTTCGCCTGATGAAAAAGAAGATATTATCGCTATTGAAATCAATCCGCGTGTGTCGCGTTCGTCTGCATTGGCTTCAAAAGCAACAGGTTACCCAATCGCCAAAATTGCTACGAAACTGGCAATCGGTTACAACTTGGACGAACTCAGCAACCAAATTACCAAATCCACTTCGGCACTTTTTGAACCTACGTTGGATTATGTGATTGTGAAAATTCCGCGTTGGAATTTTGATAAATTTGAAGGTTCGGACAGAACTATCGGTCTGCAAATGAAGTCGGTAGGGGAAGTTATGGGAATTGGTCGTTCTTTCCAAGAGGCACTTCACAAAGCTACGCAATCACTTGAAATCAAACGCAATGGATTGGGAGCAGATGGCAAAGGATACAAAAACTATGAGCAAATTATCGATAAACTTACTAACCCAAGTTGGGATAGAGTCTTTGTGATTTACGACGCCATCGCGATGGGTATTCCACTTTCGAGAATTCACGAAATCACTAAGATAGATATGTGGTTCTTGAAGCAATACGAAGAACTATACAGCATTGAGAAAGAAATTTCAACCTATAAAATAGAAACACTTCCGAAAGATTTACTATTGGAAGCCAAACAAAAAGGCTTTGCTGACCGCCAAATCGCCCATATGTTGGGGTGTTGGGAAAGTGAAGTCTATAAAAAACGTGAAGAATTGGGTATCAACCGAGTATATAAGTTGGTAGATACGTGTGCTGCCGAGTTTAAAGCACAAACGCCGTATTATTACTCTACGTTTGAAGCTCCAATTCGTGATGCGAACGGCAATCTTTTCACAGCGAACGATAGTATCGTTTCCGACCGCAAAAAAGTAGTTGTGTTAGGCTCAGGACCCAACCGCATTGGGCAGGGAATTGAGTTCGATTACTGTTGCGTTCACGGAGTCCTTTCGGCTGCTGAGTGTGGTTACGA
Proteins encoded in this region:
- the carB gene encoding carbamoyl-phosphate synthase large subunit, whose product is MPKRKDLNCVLLIGSGPIIIGQACEFDYSGSQSLRSLREDGIETVLINSNPATIMTDPSMADHVYLKPLTTKSIVEILKKHPNIDAVLPTMGGQTALNLCIEAAEKGIWKDFGVEIIGVDIDAIQITEDREKFRVLLDKIGIPMAPSETANSFLRGKEIAQKFGFPLVIRPSFTLGGTGASVVYKKEDFDTLLTRGLEASPIHEVLIDKALMGWKEYELELLRDKNDNVVIICTIENMDPMGIHTGDSITVAPAMTLSDRTFQRMRDMAIKMMRSIGDFAGGCNVQFAVSPDEKEDIIAIEINPRVSRSSALASKATGYPIAKIATKLAIGYNLDELSNQITKSTSALFEPTLDYVIVKIPRWNFDKFEGSDRTIGLQMKSVGEVMGIGRSFQEALHKATQSLEIKRNGLGADGKGYKNYEQIIDKLTNPSWDRVFVIYDAIAMGIPLSRIHEITKIDMWFLKQYEELYSIEKEISTYKIETLPKDLLLEAKQKGFADRQIAHMLGCWESEVYKKREELGINRVYKLVDTCAAEFKAQTPYYYSTFEAPIRDANGNLFTANDSIVSDRKKVVVLGSGPNRIGQGIEFDYCCVHGVLSAAECGYETIMINCNPETVSTDFDTADKLYFEPVFWEHIYDIIRHEKPEGVIVQLGGQTALKLAEKLHKYGIKIIGTSFDALDLAEDRGRFSTLLKELGIPYPKFGVAETADEALKLADELDFPLLVRPSYVLGGQGMKIVINKHELEEHVVDLLRKIPNNKLLLDHYLDGAIEAEADAICDGENVYIIGIMEHIEPCGVHSGDSNATLPPFNIGEFVMQQIKDHTHKIAKALNTVGLINIQFAIKDDTVYIIEANPRASRTVPFIAKAYGEPYVNYATKVMLGEKKVTDFDFQPKLDGFAIKQPVFSFNKFPNVDKRLGPEMKSTGESILFIDDLKDDQFYELYARRKMYLSK